The sequence GAATTGACATGTGTGTACACAGAAGGGTCAGAAAGGAGTTggagccatccttcacaattgtGCATGCCTCCCATGGAACATCATGTTTTTGAGAGCCAATGTCTGCATTTGCACATAACAGTAAGCCAAGAACTTTGCCTAATAAACTGTACTATGCCTGAGCTGCATGCTCGTGCAAGAGATCCATCGCACCTGCTTTACTCCTCCCCTGGTGTGAACAGGGAAACAAACCAGCAACGTgatagcttagcattatgtctgaactcaGGATCATGGTTTTTCCCCAACAAGCCAGGATTCATAAGCCAATTAAAAACATGGTTTAATGTTGGCTAGCCATCCTGGCTTATTGGGACAAAACAAACTACAATCCTGGGTTCACATATAATACTCTCCCCTTCCTATTTGTTGACTGTACCAACGCATAGCTCATTTATTAAATCAAGCTTCTTGACTTACCATTATGTGCAAGTATGGACACTAACTAATATATGAAAAATCGATTAGATTTTGCTGTAGGCCAtaatgcagcagcagtggggcccTGGATTTTATCCAAACCATTTCCTAGTACATTATTTTAGCGCAGTGCTTCATAAATAGGAGCTAGGGTTAATTTAGAACTTTGCTCATGAAGCTGTCCTTCATTACAAATGTGTCAGGTCATATATTCATAAGCCCAATCTGACCTGAATGTGGCAGTATAGTCATGTTATGAGTCTAGAGAGGTGTTTCTGTGATGAATGTGAAAATTAAACTAATTGTAAATAATTGGAGATTTTATCTTTTTTAGAAATATAAAGTGTGACCGAGTTCTGCCAGATGAAATTGCTAACTATTACAAGCACTATGTTAAAGTCATGGGTCTACAGAAGAACTTCAGAGAAAACATTTATATAACTTCTGTGTCAAGGCTTTACCGAGAGCAGGACCATGAAGATGAAAGTGTAGTGAGTCAAGATGCTTTGCCACAACATTTGCAACTGGAAGAGCAGGTTGGGCAGACTACTCTGATCAAGAGAAACTGGGAAATCAGAGGTTATCAGAGAGCAGCAGATGGCTGTCATGTACCATTCTGTTTGTTTGCTGAGAATGTTGTGCTTGCCACTGGAACTTTTGATGCTCCTGGCAGACTCCAAGTAGaaggtgaagactttccttttgtgCTCCATTCCATATCTGATTTTGGAGCAGCCATCAACAAAGGAATATTACGTGGGAAAGTGGACCCAGTCTTGATCATAGGTGGTGGACTCACAGCCGCTGATGCAGTTCTGTGTGCTTATAACAACAACATCCCCATAATTCATGCGTTCCGTAGGAAGGTCACTGACCCAAGTTTAATTTTCAAGCAGTTGCCTAAGAAGCTTTACCCAGAATACCATAAAGTCTACCATATGATGTGCACTCAGTCAGTTACTACAGACTGTAATTTGCATCGTACATATACCAGTTTTCCTGAACATCGGGTACTTTCATTTCAGCCAGATATGAAATGTATCCTGCAGAGCGCCTCTGGACTGAAGAAGATGTTAAAGTTCTCTGTAGCCTTAGTATTAATAGGTTCTCATCCTAATCTATGCTTCCTAAAGGACCAAGGCCAAGGTATAGGCCATAACCCAAATGAACCAATTACATGCAAGGGTAACCCTATTGAAATTGATCCATATACATATGAGTGTACAAAAGAACCCAATCTTTTTGCAGTAGGTCCACTGGTTGGAGACAATTTCGTTcgctttttaaaagggggggcacTGGGCATTACACGGTGTTTAGTTACAAGGCAGAAGCAGCATCAGCATCAACTCATAGTTGAAAAAGAAGGAGTTTGAGTGCCCTGAAGCAAACAGCCACAGACATCATCTAAAGAACTACAGGCATATGCTAATAAGTGACTCATAACATCTACAGTCATTAGCAGCCTTGTTTTTGTTATATGTAAGTGTTCTTCATACTTGCATTGCCTTGTAGAGGAGAATGAGACTATAGTATTCCAGCCTGTACAAAAATTGTTTTTACTGGAATTGCTTCCAGGTAAAGAATCAGTAAATGATGACAAGACATGCAAATTTGCTTTGGTTTCATACTGTGCTGAAAGAATATTTAGTATTCTAAAGGAAAAGGGTTTCTACTTGGAGCTAATTGTTCTGCTGTATTATAAAACTAGGCCATGGTCTAAAATAGAAACTTCTCCCTAAGACAAATTAAAGCAAATATTCAGTTTATTTGCAGCAAATACTTTATTTTATCCTAGTCATGGGGCAAgtatttatacatttttaaatgagCTATAAAATGAAGATTTTTGCTACCAGGGTCAGCTAAATGATACTCCAGCTAAAGCCTTGGTTGATAGTTGGAAGCAATTGTCATAAATATGCGGACTACCATATCAAAGGAATGATGTAGTGCTAGCCTCTACTATAACGTTGTGAAGGGAAGTACTGCTTATAGAGCATCATTATAAGGGATAGCATAATGAATTTACTGTTGTAGTAAAAGCATAAATGTTTTGGAAATGGGGTTTTATATTAAGAACTTGCTTTGTCACAGGACACTTATTTGTAACAGATATTTCCAGAACAAAGTCCAAAACTGGAGTCATGTTCAGTTTCAGCATCACATGATTCTTGATATTTAAGATGTGCCTAATTTCTCAGATCTGAAACAGGATTAGTGTTGGCATCTGACTAAGACCCCCAATGTTTGATTGCATACACACAGCCCAATCCAACAAAAGCTAAAGTCAcctttaaatcccattgaaatcggCTTTTATCACACACATCATGATCCAAATTAGTATGTACAGATAAACacctactgttttattgttgcagATCCACAATAAGCAAATTATAGCTTgttgattatgggagttgcagcaaTAGAAACCACAAGGAAAGCATATGGTTCCTTTACATGTTCCTAAATGATTCTTGTGAATTATGACCATTGCTCTGTGGTCTAAAAGTGATGATTTCAATGGTTATTAAGCCTATTTAACTTTCTTTGAATTTGCCCATTGACTACAATCCCTTTGTGTATGTGTCAGGTCTACATGTGCAGCAAATTTCCTTCCCTTGCAACACACAAATTTGCAAGTCTGTGGAGAGGTGGGCAAGGAGGGCATTTCCACCCTTCCCGGAATTCTAAATGTCATGATGGATGAAGTGGGTTGCCAATGATCTGTAGTAACAGTTCAtagtcctccccccaaaaaatatttctgcagacactcTGGCAAATTTGCCTTGCCTTCATTTGTTTCTTTAGTCAACTTCCTCATGCATACCTCTTGAATGTTGGGAATTGGTTCATTAAGGAGAACTTTCAAATTTATAAACGATTGCTAACAATTGAGCAAACATGAAAAAAAGTAACCAAAATATAATTCAATGGTAATGTGTTGAATTTATGGGACTAGGATTGTTGTACCATTACAAAGGATATAAATGACTTCTAGTAAGGAGGAAAGACATTTACTCTAATTCAGATTATTCTCTTATGTGCTCTACAGTATATCTAAGAAAGTAGCTCTGGGTTCAAGTTACATGTGAAGTTAGAAGGCTGTACAATACAAATACctttatttaatttttcttttgaaaatctGCCAGCTTTCCATTTCAAGGATTGGACAGTAAACTAAAATACAAGTTCATACAGAGACCCAACATGATTtgccaagtttttttaaaaaacatagcaTTCCTAAGAACTGCCTTTCCTCTCTCAGACGCTGTGCCAAAGCCTTCTTTGTGCCTATCGCTTAGAGTTAGAGGTGTACACAAGTCAAATTCATTGTAAACCAAAGAGGCAACTCACTCTGCTTGACAGAGCTTGTGCTTATAGTGGGGTTAACTGGaccattttgttttctgtagACATCCCTTTCCAAGCAGCAAACCACTTTTTAAACCTGAGcagtttaaaaagcaatttggaGGTTTGTGTATACGTTCAAGGAAAAAGAGAACAATAAGCCAAAACACATTTATGTGTCTGGATCATAGCTGCTGTATATTTTGTCATAAACGGCATTTGAAAAGAAGTGTGAAGTTAATTAATAAATGCAAAAGCATAAGGACTACCCAAAGCTAAATCATTGCAGCACTGCTATATGCTTGCTGTTCTACCAGAATACAGCACAGTAATTAATGCTCCCTCTTTCAAGCACTTTGATTGTGCAGAAAGTTTTGGGATCTAAGCAGATGTTTCTAAAATATAGCAGGCATGTATATTATTTAACTTGGCCAGAAGCACCAGCAGAATTTGAATGTAGTTGTGCTGCTGTTTCATTAGCCTTTAAAGTAAACAAACTATTTTTTGTATTTGGACAATGAAAGATCCCCCCAAGTTACTCACTTCGGTGGTTTTACTAAAATATAACAAGTGGTAAAACAAACATGGAACAGCCCCAAGACTGCCTTTTCACTTAAGGAGCATAGTGTATGTAACTTTCATGAGGTAGTTGTGAATGTTCATCCAAAGCACAACTAGGTTAGAGATGTTGGCAACAAACCAGAGTGCCACTAAATGCCCAAAGGTGCTTGTGTGCATGTGATGTTGAATATCAAAAGCAATTTGGCATTCAGAATAGAGGGCTTCTCTTTGAAAGGAATACAAGTCCAGTATTAATGAGGTATGTGAGTTACATTCATGGTTCCCTATATTCTGCTATTTGCATTCTGTTTTTATGTTCAGACTAATATTTGCAGGCATAGCCATATCATTGTTCCCAGGAGGTAGAGACATGAGCTATATAGAATTAGTGGGTAAGGACTTCAGAGCAGAGAAATTTATTTCTTGGTGTTTTTTAAGGGAAAGCTGAGATTCCTGGAATTCTGCACCAAATGTCAAATTCTGTACTTTCATGGTACAGTCACAGAAGCAAAAATACAAAGCAGAAGGCACTTGTGGCTACTTTTCCCATAGAGTTTAGCATCTTTAGAATAGAAGGGATGATTTAGAGGCTGAGTGTTAAAAAGCATGTATGTAACTTCTGACATATTACACTTCTCCCAGTGATTTAGAACATTTGCATAGTATTATCCACACAATGCCCCTGTAATGTTGGCATGTTGCCTATAGTGTTGCACTCACACACAAGCTGGTATGCCTAATTTATTGTCAGGCAGAACAGGGCTTTGTGACAAACTGCAGGTGGAATGAAAAGGCTCAGATTCACTAATGAAAATACTGGGAAGATCTAACCAAGAACTTCTTTTCACTCGCAGTGTTTTGCAATACATTAAGCAGCTGAAGGAGTTACATAAGCCTCATTAGCCTCTTATGGTGGTAGTTCTAAACCATGAACTTTGAACACTTGCCAGATACTAATACTAAGCTGCTTTGCTATAAATttactataaaattaaaatactgatTGAAGGCTGTTAAGCTAGAGGTAATTTTCAAAATGAGCCTctacttattattttattatttgatttatatgcaaatcccagcaggagcccagggcagaaaacaaaaggactaaaaacattcaaacataaaaacaaactttaaaacacattaaaacaaaacatcttcaaaaatgttacttaaaaaagctttcaaaacatccaagattaaaaacatttttaaaaaggtttaagaacatattaaaaagcaattccaacagagatgcagactgggataggtctcaacttaaaaggcttgttgaaagtcttcaataggcaccaaaaagaacagagatggcacctgtctaatatttaaggggagggaattcacagggtaggtgctgccacagtaaaggtctgtttcctatgttgtgcggaacagacctcctgataagctggtatctacaggaggccttcagctgcagagtgcagtgatcaactgagtatgtaagggataagactgtctttcaggtatcctggtcccaagctgtatagggctttgtacaccaaaactagaaccttgaacttggcccggtagcaaatgggcagccagtgcaattctttcagcagcagggtgacatgttggcgataccctgccccagtgaacagtctcaccaccacattttgcaccagctgcaacttccagaccaacctcaagggcagtcccacatagagcacatgacagtaatccagcctggagattaccagtgtgtggacaacagtggtcaggctatcccggtccagaaacagccccagctgtcttaccagccaaagctggtaaaaggcactcctagccactgaagtcacctgagtctctagtgacagagatggatccatgagcacccccagactacagacctgctctttcagagggagtactaccccatccaaagcagacaactgaccagttatctgaacttgggaaccaccaacccacagtgccgccgtcttgctaggattcagactcaagtttattggccgtcatccagcccaccaccaagtccaggtagcagtcaagggcttgcacggcctctcctgattcagatgttaaatAAATGTTAAGACTTTTTATTGACTGAAGGTGATATCAATAAATTATGGAAGTGGAAATTAACTTGGTAGGAAAAGCTGTCCATTGCAATTGTCCATTGATATTTTTAGAAGGATTTGGTATTATAAATTGACATTCCTTATTTTAATATGAGCTAAATCCTTGGCCAGATCCTCCGTGACGCAgaatggtaagcggcggtaacgcagctgaagctctgctcacggccggagcttgattccaacgaaaggaggaagttgaatctccggtaaaaggggtcgaggtccactcagccttccatccatccgtggtcggtaaaatgagtacccagtctatgctggggggtaaagaaaggccggggaaggaactggcaagcccaccccatatatatggtctgcctagtaaatgtcgcaagacgtcaccctaagagtcggaaacgactcgcactacaagtgcggggacacctttacctttaaatccTTGGACTCTACTGTAGCATTAAGTTAAAGTTGTGTAATGATGAAAGTTACATGTGTGTCTTGAAATCCAATTAACCCTGAAGGACAAAGTGATGTCTTTAAATTTCCTAGGTCAGAGAATTGTGAGTGGCAGAACTTACCTCTAGCAATGACATTTATGTAACTTATTTCTTTTAAGATAACCTTTAAAGGTTAAGGTGTTCAACTCAAAATTGACTTGATTATGTTATTTGCTTGGTTTTTTTACAAGACTAAGCATTTCCCATACAGGAGTGGACTGGTTCCAGAATTCTCTCTCCCCTGTCCCCTCACCAAAAAAACCTGTATAATGAAGAAGCAGTTTATCAGATTGGGCACACAGGTCCCAGAACTGATTAAAGGATCAGCACTTTTACTTTTGCCCATAGTATTCCACCAAAAAGCCAATTTCAGCCCAGGAAAGAGAGATTTTTTGACACCTACTTACATATCATTTTTAATTCGTCTCAAAGCCAGGAACAACCACCAAATCCTTCTCTAGTTTTTTTTATAGTAGTTACAGGGTTTTTAAAGACAAGTGGGACAGAGCAGGAAAACACTGTGCCCCAGTTCCCAGATATTTGCGCAGAGGCAGCTAAAGCAGTTTCActacactggattgggctgataatTACAATGGAATGCTCTTCTATTACTTGTGGTTCCAGTTCAATCAGATATGATAACTGAATCAACTTTAAATCAAAGAAAGACTTGTGGATAAAAGGCAGAAAACCACATTCAAGTGCAGTaagttacagtgccttgcaaaagtaatcaggccCTTGACCAATactctcatgttactgaattacaaatgtgtTTCCTACGAACATTTCCCaattaaaaccaatgtcaccttacagtaattaattttgaatttcagtgtttcaaaataaaatatcatacagaatgaaattacaatgtaccatgtgtaattcagtaatatgagagcactggtcaggggtctcaTTACTTTTGGAAGGCactgtatattattatttattacatttgtatgtaTATACAAGAGAAAATATTTGTTACTAATAGATTTAGATGTCTTATAAAACCAGTCATCTAGAcataatgctgccctgggctcctgctggaagggtgggatataaatcaaataataaagaaaaattcCAATGTGTCAAGTGGACACTAAATAGGACCTTGTTTCCACAAATCTATTGTAGGAACTCAAGTAATCTGAAGGGATTGTTAGGTTTAAGATTATCAGAAGTGTTCAAagcatataaaaattaaaattgagGAGGTAAATGTGTTGGCATTGGAGTTAGCAAGGATCACTTCAAATGTACTGGAAGGATAGAGTTGCACAGAGGACTGTAACCACATATACTTCCTGATCAAACAGACTCTGACAAATCCCAGTAGGTGGCTAAGAGGTTTCTGTTGCTGACTAcaatctgcttttcatttttattttccaaatatttaaaatgtgatactTGCCACAATACTCCTGAAATGGCCTAGTCATTTAAACTGCCAAATGTAGCCTTTCCACACTTGAATACCGAGACGAGTCTCTTACGGACTGTGTCAAGGCCACACATGCCGCACTGTGCTTGCCACAATTCAAGATGCTGACCAATTGGAAGTGGTTTAGCCATTTCTACAAGGAATGCTGTGCTAATAAATTATGTAACTCAATTAAGGTTATCTGACATGTTTCGTACAATGGAGGTGctgaatgtatttttattttgaaatggacATTGTTGGACAAGCAAGGCAATGACTGGCAAGGGGTGTGGGTAGAAATATGGGTGGTGTAACATTCCTAAAGGCAACAGAGTGAGGATAGCCAGCATCATGCTGCAGTGTTCAGCAACTGGAATTGTGATTGCCAGTGCCTAACACTGCTTGTGTATTTCAAGTTATCTCCAAAACAAGGGCTAGAAACTgaagtttatgtatttattttgaatGGAAAAGTTATACCACAAATAAAAGAATTTACATGCATGGGGTTTGGGAAATTAGTCATTATCACTTTAAGTCTAGAGAAATAAAGATTAGATTACCCCTAGGGAGttcttttcaaaaatgtgtggACCTCATCAGCTTGTACAAAAACTGACAACCACTTTCTAGGGCGTTGCTAATAGCTACCCAAGAACAGgaaacaaaaggaaagaaaataattttAGTAGTGACAGATAGTATTTACAGACAACATGCTTTACTGGAGGAAAAAGAGACACTCTCATTTCCTTCCTCACTATTTTTAAAGAGATGTTTCTAGATTGCTTAACAGCAAAAGA is a genomic window of Rhineura floridana isolate rRhiFlo1 chromosome 1, rRhiFlo1.hap2, whole genome shotgun sequence containing:
- the OSGIN2 gene encoding oxidative stress-induced growth inhibitor 2 isoform X3 — protein: MGRSHALNGGGRNYCSPETEGCFLNSLVQYFGDSFGSNVKTMPLLEEATLPVDPPLSLPVVVIGNGPSGICLSYMLSGYRPYLSPEAEHPNPILHNKLKEASLLSIVDQELEFLAEGLEGRSSNPVAVLFDTLLHPDADFGFNYPPVLDWKLEPHHYIPHMVLGKGPPGGAWHSMEGSMLTISFGDWMELPGYTFKDWAATKRRNIKCDRVLPDEIANYYKHYVKVMGLQKNFRENIYITSVSRLYREQDHEDESVVSQDALPQHLQLEEQVGQTTLIKRNWEIRGYQRAADGCHVPFCLFAENVVLATGTFDAPGRLQVEGEDFPFVLHSISDFGAAINKGILRGKVDPVLIIGGGLTAADAVLCAYNNNIPIIHAFRRKVTDPSLIFKQLPKKLYPEYHKVYHMMCTQSVTTDCNLHRTYTSFPEHRVLSFQPDMKCILQSASGLKKMLKFSVALVLIGSHPNLCFLKDQGQGIGHNPNEPITCKGNPIEIDPYTYECTKEPNLFAVGPLVGDNFVRFLKGGALGITRCLVTRQKQHQHQLIVEKEGV
- the OSGIN2 gene encoding oxidative stress-induced growth inhibitor 2 isoform X2 gives rise to the protein MTVWCCRCSLTSHFRNYCSPETEGCFLNSLVQYFGDSFGSNVKTMPLLEEATLPVDPPLSLPVVVIGNGPSGICLSYMLSGYRPYLSPEAEHPNPILHNKLKEASLLSIVDQELEFLAEGLEGRSSNPVAVLFDTLLHPDADFGFNYPPVLDWKLEPHHYIPHMVLGKGPPGGAWHSMEGSMLTISFGDWMELPGYTFKDWAATKRRNIKCDRVLPDEIANYYKHYVKVMGLQKNFRENIYITSVSRLYREQDHEDESVVSQDALPQHLQLEEQVGQTTLIKRNWEIRGYQRAADGCHVPFCLFAENVVLATGTFDAPGRLQVEGEDFPFVLHSISDFGAAINKGILRGKVDPVLIIGGGLTAADAVLCAYNNNIPIIHAFRRKVTDPSLIFKQLPKKLYPEYHKVYHMMCTQSVTTDCNLHRTYTSFPEHRVLSFQPDMKCILQSASGLKKMLKFSVALVLIGSHPNLCFLKDQGQGIGHNPNEPITCKGNPIEIDPYTYECTKEPNLFAVGPLVGDNFVRFLKGGALGITRCLVTRQKQHQHQLIVEKEGV
- the OSGIN2 gene encoding oxidative stress-induced growth inhibitor 2 isoform X1, giving the protein MRRIGRASARGKWGRKRRERRTCVRNYCSPETEGCFLNSLVQYFGDSFGSNVKTMPLLEEATLPVDPPLSLPVVVIGNGPSGICLSYMLSGYRPYLSPEAEHPNPILHNKLKEASLLSIVDQELEFLAEGLEGRSSNPVAVLFDTLLHPDADFGFNYPPVLDWKLEPHHYIPHMVLGKGPPGGAWHSMEGSMLTISFGDWMELPGYTFKDWAATKRRNIKCDRVLPDEIANYYKHYVKVMGLQKNFRENIYITSVSRLYREQDHEDESVVSQDALPQHLQLEEQVGQTTLIKRNWEIRGYQRAADGCHVPFCLFAENVVLATGTFDAPGRLQVEGEDFPFVLHSISDFGAAINKGILRGKVDPVLIIGGGLTAADAVLCAYNNNIPIIHAFRRKVTDPSLIFKQLPKKLYPEYHKVYHMMCTQSVTTDCNLHRTYTSFPEHRVLSFQPDMKCILQSASGLKKMLKFSVALVLIGSHPNLCFLKDQGQGIGHNPNEPITCKGNPIEIDPYTYECTKEPNLFAVGPLVGDNFVRFLKGGALGITRCLVTRQKQHQHQLIVEKEGV